One segment of Verrucomicrobiota bacterium DNA contains the following:
- a CDS encoding glycosyltransferase family 4 protein, which yields MLTHYKKLRFAVITSSAFTEGGDWRSIYLFVRNLSPSDGSSQLVNLGSKRSFRQSVALLLLSPTVIVNGLGTSLHWRVILACLLRPSIALYLHETEYMLGQARQLSPFRFRLFKWIVRRNPLLCVSRQAEALYRDQYGATNTHVIYECVDGSVKLQQFNPSRQHIVMVGSINTRKGVELFSRVADLAGKQFPDWQFHWVGGVATMDEIYRSERVLWHGWHWVPGKVVAKCDLFFLSSLDDPCPLAALEAANLGKRIVAYRRTGTAEVIDGLPGCRVFESYDENVALEAISGALGDNGDIAKRIIEVSRTVSSVEAFAARLANAVG from the coding sequence ATGCTGACGCACTATAAAAAGCTACGATTTGCGGTTATCACTTCATCCGCCTTTACGGAGGGAGGCGATTGGCGATCTATTTATCTATTTGTCAGAAACTTGTCGCCTTCTGACGGGAGTAGCCAATTGGTAAATCTTGGGTCCAAGCGAAGTTTCAGGCAATCCGTTGCCTTGCTTTTGCTTTCGCCCACTGTGATCGTCAACGGGCTCGGGACTTCCCTGCACTGGCGGGTGATATTGGCATGTCTGCTCCGCCCTAGCATCGCACTTTATCTTCACGAGACCGAATACATGCTCGGCCAGGCCCGGCAGTTGTCACCATTCCGGTTTCGACTTTTCAAGTGGATCGTTCGTCGGAACCCCTTACTATGCGTGTCTCGGCAGGCAGAAGCTCTCTACCGCGATCAGTATGGCGCAACCAATACCCATGTCATTTACGAGTGCGTGGACGGCAGCGTCAAATTGCAGCAGTTCAATCCTAGCCGGCAGCACATCGTGATGGTTGGCTCCATCAATACGCGAAAGGGTGTGGAGTTGTTTTCACGAGTCGCAGATTTGGCCGGCAAGCAATTTCCTGACTGGCAGTTTCACTGGGTGGGTGGGGTGGCGACGATGGATGAGATTTACCGATCTGAGCGTGTCCTCTGGCACGGTTGGCATTGGGTTCCTGGTAAAGTGGTGGCGAAGTGTGACCTGTTCTTTCTTTCTTCATTGGATGATCCCTGTCCATTGGCAGCCCTGGAAGCTGCAAATTTAGGGAAGCGTATTGTGGCCTATCGGAGGACCGGTACTGCCGAGGTTATCGACGGACTTCCGGGATGCCGCGTGTTTGAGTCCTATGATGAAAACGTAGCTTTAGAGGCGATAAGTGGAGCATTGGGCGATAATGGCGATATAGCAAAACGTATTATCGAGGTTAGTAGAACTGTCTCCAGTGTAGAGGCGTTTGCTGCCCGGCTAGCCAATGCAGTAGGGTAA
- a CDS encoding acyltransferase, with amino-acid sequence MDIRLLVGSLLAYTYNGWLGRIPFRSIRLAFLRVYLGAIGRGSGVQMGCRFLNGRKVHFGERNVINFNCMFDGRHHEIRTGSDVSIGADASILTLGHDPQDPEFGLRGGPVTIGDRVWIGYRAMILPGVSIGEGAVVAAGAVVSRDIDPYTIVAGVPAVKVGVRTTDLKYELNYRPLLV; translated from the coding sequence ATGGACATTCGTTTACTTGTTGGGAGCTTGTTGGCCTACACTTACAATGGTTGGCTGGGCAGAATTCCCTTTCGGAGCATCCGCCTTGCCTTTCTTCGAGTTTATTTGGGGGCGATTGGCCGGGGATCGGGAGTGCAGATGGGGTGCCGTTTTCTCAATGGGCGGAAAGTGCATTTTGGGGAGCGTAATGTCATCAATTTCAACTGTATGTTTGATGGTCGACATCATGAGATTCGGACTGGTTCTGATGTGTCAATTGGCGCGGATGCGTCGATTCTCACCCTCGGTCATGATCCTCAGGATCCGGAGTTCGGCCTTCGAGGAGGTCCGGTCACGATTGGAGATCGTGTATGGATTGGCTACCGGGCCATGATCTTGCCGGGTGTTTCCATCGGCGAGGGCGCCGTGGTAGCCGCAGGCGCAGTCGTCAGTCGAGATATAGACCCGTACACTATCGTCGCGGGAGTCCCTGCGGTGAAGGTCGGCGTGCGCACGACGGATCTCAAGTATGAGCTGAACTACAGGCCTCTACTTGTGTAA
- a CDS encoding sulfotransferase — MRPVTETRKKITTDTLTLIELDDSEADLELFPRFLIIGPQRTGTTWLSGHLGNHPEIYIPPEKELYYFSNLRTPDRPAEVGLQPISPKLSWYLDFFRLSLRERFRRWRRFGWVKKPLIRGEACASYAASTDSQTIDEILMLRPDLKVVMLVRDPLERAWSHAKKDLSRDIGRPMEDVGEVEFREFVSTDYQLSCSQYVEIIDRWSRKLRPGNFFVGDFNDIARRPRVLFENIACFLGVQDLKVCVNDDLGKAVNPTEPQPIPLGSRKILEEVLGRERIDQYKEVLRTISPA; from the coding sequence ATGCGCCCAGTCACCGAGACTCGCAAGAAAATCACAACCGACACCCTCACGCTCATCGAGTTGGACGATAGTGAGGCCGATCTGGAACTATTTCCACGCTTCCTAATTATTGGTCCGCAACGCACGGGGACTACGTGGCTTTCGGGACATCTGGGCAATCATCCTGAAATCTATATTCCCCCTGAAAAGGAGCTTTACTATTTTAGTAATCTCAGAACGCCGGACAGGCCGGCGGAAGTGGGGCTCCAGCCGATATCTCCGAAGCTGAGTTGGTATCTAGACTTTTTCAGGCTGTCGTTGAGGGAGCGTTTCCGGCGATGGCGTCGCTTCGGCTGGGTAAAAAAGCCTCTCATCCGCGGTGAGGCGTGTGCTTCCTACGCTGCCAGCACCGACAGCCAGACCATCGATGAAATTCTAATGTTACGGCCCGATCTAAAGGTCGTGATGTTGGTCCGTGATCCGCTTGAGAGAGCATGGTCTCATGCTAAGAAGGACCTGTCGCGTGATATAGGCCGTCCGATGGAGGATGTCGGGGAAGTGGAGTTTCGGGAGTTTGTGAGTACGGACTATCAGCTCTCATGCTCTCAATATGTCGAAATCATTGACCGGTGGTCCAGGAAATTGCGCCCGGGGAATTTTTTCGTCGGAGATTTTAACGATATCGCGCGCCGACCTAGGGTGCTGTTCGAGAATATAGCCTGCTTTCTTGGGGTGCAGGACTTGAAGGTGTGTGTCAACGACGATCTTGGAAAAGCAGTCAATCCAACGGAACCTCAGCCGATTCCATTGGGTAGCCGCAAGATTCTTGAGGAGGTCCTGGGACGCGAAAGAATAGATCAATATAAAGAGGTTCTCCGAACCATTTCCCCCGCCTGA
- a CDS encoding glycosyltransferase, with amino-acid sequence MLLFFPNTPIHLAEDGSPQVNADPTARLFVWLIRKLSREVGNGRVILAAETESMVAALTNVTGVKFTYLPHPVRLPVGRDDPNLDSIRKVPLLGAYGAARHEKGSDILQTAIRSVLAENSEFGAAFTMQWLDDFEDEGGRWVSKDEYLQRQPKFRFIQEYFKEGGYMEQVSRTSVMMLPYRDNYALRVSRVVIEAMIMGIPVIATEGTTLHQQAQKFGVCVSCRDGCVDSLKNAIEEAVEGLEQLQARAVEKADAARDHFSVKNFRRLLIEAIPDLD; translated from the coding sequence GTGTTGCTCTTTTTCCCAAATACACCGATTCATCTGGCTGAAGACGGAAGCCCCCAGGTCAACGCCGATCCTACTGCACGGCTTTTTGTGTGGCTGATTCGGAAATTGTCCCGCGAAGTGGGTAATGGACGTGTGATTCTGGCTGCAGAAACAGAGTCTATGGTTGCGGCTCTTACCAATGTCACCGGAGTGAAGTTTACCTATCTCCCACATCCGGTTAGGTTGCCTGTCGGTAGAGACGACCCCAATTTAGATTCGATCCGTAAGGTGCCTTTGCTCGGGGCCTACGGTGCGGCGCGTCATGAAAAGGGCAGTGATATTCTACAGACTGCAATCCGTAGTGTCCTTGCGGAGAATTCGGAGTTCGGAGCGGCATTCACAATGCAGTGGTTAGATGATTTTGAGGACGAAGGAGGCAGGTGGGTTTCGAAGGATGAATACCTTCAGCGGCAGCCCAAGTTTCGGTTCATCCAAGAATACTTCAAGGAAGGAGGCTATATGGAACAGGTGTCACGGACATCCGTGATGATGCTTCCTTATCGCGACAATTACGCGCTTCGTGTTTCACGAGTAGTTATTGAAGCAATGATCATGGGTATTCCGGTCATTGCCACCGAAGGAACGACACTCCATCAGCAGGCGCAGAAGTTTGGTGTGTGTGTTTCATGTCGGGACGGCTGTGTCGACAGTCTCAAGAATGCGATTGAGGAGGCGGTCGAGGGATTGGAGCAGTTGCAGGCAAGGGCGGTCGAGAAGGCTGATGCAGCGCGAGACCATTTTTCAGTGAAGAATTTCCGCCGGCTTCTGATCGAGGCAATTCCAGATCTAGATTGA
- a CDS encoding glycosyltransferase family 4 protein: MSIPVFHSYGDWGLSGVNTWTVNMVRGSKHSKFEHRVLFTGISPHAKPELDELGIPYEFLELLAKRTRRQEWRELKRFLEDRSPCIYIPNYDFHRSCAVGTLAKSVKVCAVIHSDEHCYFDEVRRLGRNFDVIVAVSRLLSEKLGKEFPSLKSRVWHIPHGIPLPPPGENVRRRDGRLRLAYCNRLQQYQKRVFDLPEIAVGLRKREIPFLLTIAGDGPDSAGLRRKFADFGLQKEIIFRGRIANEEVLNLVRDSHCFLLTSDFEGLPISLLEAMSTGCVPVAYRTPSGIAEAIEHGQSGMLVSHGNIESFVSTLEKLSQDSEMLEELAGNAAARVAGQFALTRMCAEYDAMFEQVCLEKETDFRIARTNRVLKPLDLKLRSRAYRWVMRHLQSSC, from the coding sequence ATGAGTATACCAGTATTCCATAGCTACGGTGATTGGGGCCTCTCAGGCGTCAATACCTGGACGGTGAATATGGTGCGTGGATCGAAGCACTCGAAGTTCGAGCACCGTGTCTTGTTTACGGGGATCTCCCCGCACGCGAAGCCGGAGCTAGATGAACTAGGCATTCCGTATGAATTTCTGGAACTCCTTGCGAAGCGCACCCGTCGCCAAGAATGGCGGGAACTGAAGCGCTTCCTAGAAGATCGGTCTCCTTGCATCTATATTCCGAACTACGATTTTCACCGGAGTTGCGCGGTTGGAACTCTCGCCAAGTCGGTGAAAGTATGTGCTGTCATCCATAGTGATGAACACTGTTACTTCGACGAGGTTAGGCGTCTTGGGCGGAATTTTGATGTCATAGTCGCTGTGAGTCGATTGCTGTCGGAGAAACTGGGAAAGGAATTCCCCAGTTTGAAATCACGTGTATGGCACATTCCCCATGGCATCCCCCTGCCCCCACCGGGAGAAAACGTCCGCCGTCGTGATGGACGTCTCCGCCTGGCCTACTGCAATCGCCTGCAGCAGTATCAGAAAAGGGTATTTGATTTGCCCGAAATAGCGGTGGGCCTTAGGAAGAGAGAGATTCCATTTCTTCTGACGATTGCAGGTGATGGCCCCGACAGTGCAGGCTTGCGGCGGAAGTTCGCCGACTTTGGTCTTCAGAAAGAGATTATATTTCGGGGCCGGATTGCCAATGAAGAGGTTCTGAATCTTGTGCGTGACAGTCATTGCTTCCTATTGACTTCGGACTTCGAAGGCTTGCCAATCAGCCTGCTGGAGGCGATGTCGACAGGCTGTGTTCCTGTCGCCTATCGCACGCCGAGTGGCATTGCCGAGGCCATTGAGCATGGCCAGAGCGGTATGCTTGTTTCCCACGGAAACATTGAGAGCTTTGTGTCGACCTTGGAAAAGCTTTCACAAGATTCTGAAATGCTAGAAGAACTGGCTGGGAACGCAGCGGCCCGGGTTGCGGGCCAATTTGCACTGACACGAATGTGTGCCGAATACGACGCCATGTTCGAACAAGTTTGCTTGGAGAAAGAGACAGATTTTCGGATTGCGAGAACGAATCGAGTCCTTAAGCCGCTAGACCTCAAGCTTCGAAGTCGTGCTTATCGCTGGGTGATGCGACATCTTCAGAGCAGCTGCTGA
- the glf gene encoding UDP-galactopyranose mutase → MNDGFDIVIIGAGFAGLVVAERMSTQHGFRSLVVEKRKHIGGNAYDEYDEHGVLIHPYGPHYFRTNSERIRDYLGQFTEWHPVDYKIKSYADGRFWSFPINLNTFEELIGRESTSEEMVAWLEKHRISIEKPANSEEVILSQVGTELYKKFFEGYTLKQWKRHPRELDASVCGRIPIRTNRDDRYLREEFQALPKAGYSRMFEQMLEACGDRVSVMLNTDYREVINEVACRHLVYTGAIDEYFEYCHGPLPYRSLRFERQSFGAEQLIERQQISGKAGFWQPAMQVNYPNDEEFTRIVELKHATGQACANTTIVREYPDDFGPGKEPYYPIPAPDAALTYKKYKKMADATPKTSFIGRLGTYKYYNMDQVVGMALKESAKIAGLLSTRS, encoded by the coding sequence ATGAATGACGGATTTGATATAGTAATCATTGGCGCTGGGTTTGCCGGACTTGTAGTAGCCGAGCGAATGTCAACACAGCATGGATTTCGCTCATTGGTGGTGGAGAAGCGCAAGCACATCGGAGGAAACGCATATGATGAGTATGACGAGCATGGAGTCCTGATTCATCCATATGGTCCTCACTACTTCCGTACTAATTCGGAACGAATTAGGGATTATTTGGGACAATTCACAGAGTGGCACCCGGTAGACTATAAAATAAAATCCTATGCAGATGGACGGTTCTGGAGCTTTCCTATCAATCTCAATACCTTTGAGGAGTTGATCGGCAGGGAATCGACATCGGAGGAGATGGTGGCGTGGTTGGAGAAGCACCGGATATCGATAGAAAAACCGGCCAACTCGGAAGAAGTAATCCTGAGCCAAGTTGGAACAGAACTCTACAAAAAATTCTTTGAAGGATATACTTTAAAGCAGTGGAAGCGACACCCTAGGGAGTTAGACGCTTCAGTGTGTGGGCGCATTCCAATTCGAACCAACCGAGACGACCGATATTTGAGAGAGGAATTTCAAGCGTTGCCCAAGGCGGGCTATAGCCGGATGTTCGAGCAAATGCTGGAAGCGTGTGGAGACCGTGTTTCGGTAATGTTAAACACAGATTATCGGGAAGTGATCAATGAAGTGGCTTGCCGACACTTGGTCTATACAGGTGCAATTGACGAATATTTTGAATATTGCCACGGCCCTTTGCCGTATCGTTCCCTTCGGTTTGAACGGCAGTCCTTTGGTGCGGAACAGCTCATTGAAAGGCAGCAGATATCCGGTAAAGCTGGATTCTGGCAGCCGGCAATGCAGGTCAATTACCCCAATGACGAAGAGTTTACCCGGATTGTTGAATTGAAACATGCAACAGGTCAGGCCTGTGCCAACACAACGATTGTTCGGGAGTATCCGGATGATTTTGGGCCGGGAAAAGAACCCTATTACCCGATACCAGCCCCGGATGCCGCTCTGACCTACAAAAAGTATAAGAAGATGGCTGACGCGACGCCCAAGACTAGCTTCATTGGCCGATTGGGGACATACAAGTATTACAATATGGATCAGGTGGTAGGAATGGCGCTGAAGGAGTCGGCGAAAATTGCCGGTCTACTCTCTACAAGGAGCTAG
- a CDS encoding glycosyltransferase family 2 protein: MKRPRISICIVTYLRDEDLIKSVARIEESDFCDYEILIVDNAGSNQLRTLLEAAEIRGAWRLIRASENLGCANLNLLFPDAVGEIIVCFDDDSYPRADCLGRVSRIFEESADMGMIGFKMHVPETGDPWSDPWWNPDSAEARPTVLCPGCGLAFRNDPRLPSQLCIPTIVSQAHELSMAAEIVRLGYRIEFRPECVAYHPDTTKGYFGAKAQAGNLNQLRFLIGYSDWLTLQLLVLTHWIAKMRGLPNQVEFIRDYRREVTRRSLPRRAMRRFRDVLLWHIHRRLRILVPS, from the coding sequence ATGAAGAGGCCTCGTATTTCGATCTGTATTGTCACGTATTTGCGCGATGAAGATCTGATTAAGTCTGTAGCCAGAATTGAGGAATCGGACTTCTGTGATTACGAGATTCTGATCGTCGATAATGCTGGTTCCAATCAGTTGCGAACTTTACTCGAAGCTGCCGAGATTCGAGGGGCTTGGAGGCTGATCCGAGCGAGCGAGAACCTCGGGTGTGCTAACTTGAATTTGTTGTTCCCTGATGCAGTCGGAGAAATCATTGTCTGTTTCGATGATGACAGTTATCCCCGCGCGGATTGTTTGGGGAGAGTCTCACGGATCTTTGAAGAGAGTGCAGACATGGGAATGATTGGTTTCAAAATGCATGTGCCGGAAACCGGAGATCCATGGAGTGATCCGTGGTGGAACCCAGACAGTGCCGAGGCGCGCCCGACTGTCCTTTGCCCCGGCTGTGGGCTTGCGTTTCGCAACGATCCTCGCCTTCCGTCCCAGCTCTGTATTCCCACCATTGTATCTCAAGCCCATGAATTGAGTATGGCAGCTGAGATCGTCAGGTTGGGGTATCGAATTGAATTTCGTCCCGAGTGTGTGGCGTATCATCCTGATACCACCAAAGGGTATTTTGGGGCCAAGGCGCAAGCAGGTAATTTAAACCAATTGCGCTTCTTGATCGGTTACTCAGATTGGCTGACTTTACAGCTGTTAGTGCTGACTCACTGGATCGCAAAAATGCGCGGGCTTCCCAATCAAGTGGAATTCATCAGAGATTATCGAAGAGAGGTGACGAGGCGATCGTTGCCCCGCCGCGCTATGAGGCGTTTCCGGGACGTGTTGCTTTGGCATATTCATCGCCGATTGAGAATCCTGGTGCCGTCGTAG
- a CDS encoding putative nucleotide-diphospho-sugar transferase, which produces MNIVYSASGKKYLREALLSAGSLLKHNENARITIYTDQEFPNSRPAICFRPLPSGQRPTICKVAALNDFAGECGIYLDTDTKILASLQELWRSLSVHDFVIAHEPANIPGRPDVEPFVKYENSRHYNSGVFAFRKAPSVKRLFEKWQDVLSSASDQDIQIGAIRNDQEVLNELLFEDETVAQRDFRIGTVRNTKYNARGSMWREMKKDGLLQHAAILHCHSVWPTIDQRLKWKLLSGWRKLVCGSGVLCC; this is translated from the coding sequence ATGAACATCGTCTATAGTGCCAGTGGCAAAAAATACTTGAGGGAAGCCCTGCTGTCGGCGGGGAGTCTTCTTAAGCATAATGAAAATGCTCGAATTACGATTTACACTGACCAAGAATTTCCAAACAGCAGACCGGCTATTTGCTTCAGGCCTCTTCCTTCAGGGCAAAGGCCTACTATTTGCAAAGTTGCTGCTCTAAATGATTTCGCCGGAGAGTGCGGAATCTACCTAGATACTGATACCAAAATCTTGGCAAGTTTGCAAGAGTTATGGAGGAGTCTAAGCGTTCATGATTTTGTGATTGCTCATGAACCTGCAAACATTCCCGGTCGACCCGACGTTGAGCCCTTCGTGAAATACGAAAATTCTCGACATTACAACAGTGGGGTTTTTGCGTTCAGAAAAGCCCCAAGCGTCAAGAGGTTATTCGAGAAATGGCAGGATGTCTTGTCTTCTGCATCAGATCAAGATATCCAGATAGGAGCGATAAGAAACGATCAGGAAGTTTTGAATGAACTGCTCTTCGAAGATGAAACAGTTGCGCAGCGAGACTTTAGGATTGGGACGGTTCGAAATACCAAGTATAACGCCAGAGGTTCGATGTGGCGCGAAATGAAGAAAGATGGGTTGCTTCAGCATGCCGCAATTCTGCACTGTCACAGTGTTTGGCCGACGATTGATCAGAGGCTAAAGTGGAAACTATTGAGTGGGTGGAGAAAATTGGTATGCGGGTCTGGAGTCCTATGCTGTTGA